In Pleuronectes platessa chromosome 5, fPlePla1.1, whole genome shotgun sequence, a single genomic region encodes these proteins:
- the LOC128439723 gene encoding ion channel TACAN: MPQELTNILDEWKCLEEEYQQLQEKHRSYLQKLDEISKLQKSCSSSISHQRKRLKDISHLVKKCSPGTSEEAAKNMDVMKDKMRTRPNAYFEMESFLPQKNGLYLSLVLGNVNVTLLSKQSKFVYKDEYETFKLCSTVVLLLCSCICYFFVSYRFVDAVLNFLLVWYYCTLTIRESVLITNGSRIKGWWVAHHYVAAFLSGVMLTWPEGNLYKMFRNQFLAYSLYQSFVQCLQCYYQSGCLYRLRALGERHNMDLTVEGFQSWMWKGLTFLLPFLFFGHFWQLFNGLSLFKMSQLPDCKEWQVLMCGLCFLVLFMGNFFTTVAVVRQKLKSRNQKQKSL; the protein is encoded by the exons atgccTCAAGAATTAACGAACATCCTGGATGAGTGGAAGTGCCTGGAGGAAGAGTATCAACAACTTCAG GAGAAACACAGAAGCTACCTACAGAAACTGGATGAAATTTCCAAACTACAAAAGAGCTGCTCTTCTTCCATTTCCCATCAGAGAAAAAGATTGAAGGATATCTCGCATCTGGTGAAGAA ATGCAGCCCAGGAACCTCAGAAGAAGCAGCGAAAAACATGGATGTGATGAAAGATAAAATGAGGACGAGACCCAATGCTTACTTTGAAATGGAATCTTTTCTTCCCCAAAAAAATGG GCTGTATCTGAGTCTGGTCCTTGGAAACGTGAATGTAACTCTTCTCAGCAAACAGTCCAA ATTCGTCTACAAAGATGAATACGAGACGTTCAAGCTGTGCTCCACCGtcgtcctgctgctgtgttcctgcatttgttatttctttgtcaGCTACAG ATTTGTTGATGCGGTCCTCAACTTCCTGCTGGTGTGGTACTACTGCACATTAACTATCAGGGAAAGTGTTCTCATCACAAACGGCTCCAG AATAAAAGGCTGGTGGGTTGCTCATCACTACGTCGCAGCTTTTTTGTCCGGTGTGATGCTGACATG GCCGGAAGGGAACCTTTACAAGATGTTCAGGAACCAGTTCCTTGCCTACTCCCTGTATCAGA GTTTTGTTCAGTGTCTTCAGTGCTACTATCAGAGTGGATGCCTGTACAGATTACGAGCCCTGGGAGAAAGACACAACATGGATCTGACCGTGG AGGGATTTCAGTCGTGGATGTGGAAAGGGCTGACGTTTCTTTTGCCTTTCCTCTTTTTTGGTCAT TTCTGGCAGCTCTTCAatggcctctctctcttcaaaaTGTCTCAGCTCCCAGACTGTAAAGAATGGCAG GTCTTGATGTGCGGTCTCTGCTTCCTCGTTCTGTTCATGGGGAATTTCTTCACCACTGTCGCAGTGGTCCGACAGAAGCTCAAGAGCAGGAACCAGAAACAGAAGAGTCTGTGA